A window of the Fusarium poae strain DAOMC 252244 chromosome 3, whole genome shotgun sequence genome harbors these coding sequences:
- a CDS encoding hypothetical protein (BUSCO:57490at5125): MDFDSWAHSFCLACDKQVQSSSDAYCSESCRLADFEKTSTTSSQASSPGLTSPSCQWSSKSSSSGFYLSPAYDFSNAKPYGSRHMSQPTFKPYGTESTANHRSLTPSSSHSSLCSMQSTSTTGEQSQLSDKARKELRAYAVSFDNVRTQRRRSY; encoded by the coding sequence ATGGACTTCGATTCTTGGGCTCACTCTTTCTGCCTTGCCTGCGACAAGCAAGTGCAATCATCTTCTGATGCCTACTGCTCCGAGTCATGCAGACTGGCCGACTTTGAGAagacatcaacaacaagttCTCAAGCCAGCTCACCCGGCCTCACTTCTCCTTCCTGCCAATGGTCATCGAAATCCTCTAGCTCGGGCTTCTACCTCTCCCCCGCCTACGATTTCTCCAACGCAAAGCCATACGGATCAAGGCACATGAGCCAACCCACCTTCAAGCCCTACGGCACTGAGTCGACTGCCAACCACCGATCCCTCACTCCCTCCAGCTCccacagcagcctgtgctcCATGCAGAGCACCTCAACAACAGGAGAGCAAAGTCAACTGTCCGACAAGGCGAGGAAGGAACTCCGAGCGTACGCCGTATCTTTTGACAACGTGAGGACGCAGCGACGACGATCCTACTAA